A portion of the Naumovozyma castellii chromosome 2, complete genome genome contains these proteins:
- the MRM1 gene encoding Mrm1p (ancestral locus Anc_8.611) translates to MWKYGPSTLLLRRSYAIRSGVKTGGYQIRSSRDKPIKFDRNLPQYSRKKAWEIAGEDKESWFKRKYAHVHAREKRERNEGTERRDPYGKREAYANKVKYKHDEERSQHERHVSQYKKRDDVSGLQVNPLMEYIYGTNCVMAALKNDKREYFNKLFFYGSLNPSIGKLVKDRDVTLEQTDKHRLNLLTNYGVHNNIVLETKPLQPMELSHLGPLDQESGIMSLQEIGFDNTSLIPHEIPYNNKSCPNKKYPLGLFLDEVTDPHNVGAIIRSAYFLGVDFIVMTRKNCAPLSPVVDKTSSGAMEYMPIYYVDKPLQFFTKSQSEGGWAFITSYLSAGGNVKGQKYMEGKILDKDDLKGKSNELPIMLVVGNEGEGVRTNLRMRSDFFVEIPFGRDPQTMDHVVDSLNVSVATALLINNVI, encoded by the coding sequence ATGTGGAAATACGGACCATCCACTCTGTTGTTAAGACGATCATATGCGATACGATCAGGTGTCAAGACTGGCGGCTATCAAATCAGATCAAGTAGGGATAAGCCTATCAAATTTGATAGGAATTTACCGCAATATAGTAGAAAAAAGGCCTGGGAGATAGCCGGTGAGGACAAGGAATCATGGTTTAAGAGAAAATATGCTCATGTTCATGCTAGGgagaaaagagaaagaaacGAGGGTACAGAAAGGAGGGATCCCTACGGGAAAAGAGAGGCCTATGCAAATAAAGTGAAGTATAAGCATGATGAAGAGAGGTCACAACATGAGAGACATGTTTCTCAATACAAGAAGCGAGATGACGTGAGTGGCCTACAGGTGAATCCATTAATGGAATACATCTACGGGACGAATTGTGTTATGGCGGCTTTAAAGAATGATAAGAgagaatatttcaataaattgtTCTTTTACGGAAGTTTAAATCCATCTATTGGAAAACTAGTTAAGGATCGAGACGTCACCTTAGAACAAACTGACAAGCATAGATTGAATCTCCTGACCAATTACGGAGTCCACAATAATATAGTCCTTGAAACTAAACCGCTACAACCTATGGAATTATCTCATTTGGGCCCGCTCGATCAGGAATCCGGTATAATGTCATTACAAGAAATTGGGTTCGATAATACGTCTTTAATTCCACATGAAATACCGTATAATAACAAATCGTGCCCGAATAAAAAATACCCATTGGGATTATTCCTTGACGAAGTGACCGATCCACATAATGTCGGTGCCATCATTAGAAGTGCATATTTCCTAGGTGTCGACTTCATCGTCATGACGAGGAAAAATTGTGCCCCCCTATCCCCTGTGGTGGACAAGACAAGTAGCGGTGCCATGGAATATATGCCCATATATTACGTTGACAAACCTTTACAGTTTTTCACCAAATCGCAAAGTGAAGGTGGATGGGCGTTCATCACCAGTTACTTAAGTGCAGGTGGCAACGTTAAGGGCCAAAAGTATATGGAGGGGAAGATATTAGACAAGGATGACCTTAAGGGGAAAAGTAATGAACTGCCCATCATGCTGGTGGTCGGTAACGAAGGTGAAGGTGTTCGAACCAATCTCAGAATGCGCAGTGATTTCTTTGTGGAGATTCCCTTCGGTAGGGATCCACAGACAATGGACCACGTGGTGGACTCCTTGAACGTCAGTGTTGCCACAGCATTGCTCATCAACAACGTCATCTGA
- the DED1 gene encoding DEAD-box ATP-dependent RNA helicase DED1 (ancestral locus Anc_8.614): MADNLSEQVQNMNINDNESGYVPPHLRGGSRSRGGSRPSSRNSNYEGNNNEGSFFGFNNRRGGGSFRGGRGGRGGFDNNYGPRGASNRGRWEDGKHIPGPRNPKVELELYGAAEDPQFQSSGINFDNYDDIPVEASGDNVPEAITAFTSPPLDELLLENIKLARFTKPTPVQKYSVPIVAAGRDLMACAQTGSGKTGGFLFPVLSESFKTGPTVVDNAQSHGYYQKKAYPTAVIMAPTRELATQIFDEAKKFCYRSWVQPCVVYGGSPIGNQMREMDRGCDLLVATPGRLSDLIDRGKISLSNVKYLVLDEADRMLDMGFEPQIRAIVEGADMTPVGERQTLMFSATFPADIQHLARDFLADYIFLSVGRVGSTSENITQRVLYVENQDKKSALLDLLSASNDGLTLIFVETKRMADQLTDFLIMQDFRATAIHGDRTQQERERALAAFRSGRANLLVATAVAARGLDIPNVTHVINYDLPGDIDDYVHRIGRTGRAGNTGVATAFFNRDNSNIVKGLYEILSEANQDVPAFLNDAMRDASSGRGGSRGRGGRGNSTRDYRKQGGGNGSWGSRNTSNRSSSGGWGSKPSSSSGGWGSNSGSSAGGWGESSNSGNSGWW, translated from the coding sequence ATGGCTGACAACTTATCAGAACAAGTTCAAAACATGAACATAAATGACAACGAAAGCGGGTACGTCCCACCTCATTTGAGAGGCGGTTCCAGATCCAGAGGTGGTTCCAGACCAAGTTCCAGAAACAGTAACTACGAGGGCAACAACAACGAGGGAAGCTTTTTTGGTTTCAATAACAGACGTGGTGGCGGTAGTTTCCGTGGTGGAAGAGGTGGAAGAGGCGGCTTCGACAACAACTACGGCCCAAGAGGAGCTAGTAACCGTGGTAGATGGGAAGATGGTAAGCATATTCCTGGCCCAAGAAATCCAAAGGTTGAATTAGAATTGTACGGTGCCGCTGAGGATCCTCAATTCCAATCTTCTGGTATTAATTTCGATAACTACGATGACATTCCAGTTGAAGCTTCCGGTGATAACGTTCCAGAAGCCATTACCGCATTTACTTCTCCTCCATTGGATGAgttattattggaaaaCATTAAGTTAGCTCGTTTCACTAAACCAACTCCAGTTCAAAAGTATTCTGTTCCTATTGTGGCTGCCGGTAGAGATTTAATGGCTTGTGCTCAAACCGGTTCCGGTAAGACTGGTGGTTTCTTATTCCCAGTTTTGTCTGAATCATTCAAGACAGGTCCAACTGTAGTAGACAACGCTCAATCCCACGGCTATTACCAAAAGAAGGCTTACCCAACTGCTGTTATTATGGCACCAACCAGAGAATTGGCCACACAAATTTTCGATGAAGCTAAGAAGTTTTGTTACAGATCTTGGGTTCAACCATGTGTTGTTTACGGTGGTTCCCCAATTGGTAACCAAATGAGAGAAATGGACCGTGGTTGTGATCTTTTGGTCGCCACTCCAGGTCGTTTGAGTGATTTAATTGATCGTGGTAAGATCTCTTTATCTAACGTCAAGTACTTGGTTCTTGATGAAGCTGATAGAATGTTAGATATGGGTTTCGAACCTCAAATCAGAGCAATTGTCGAAGGTGCTGATATGACTCCAGTTGGCGAAAGACAAACCCTTATGTTCTCTGCTACTTTCCCAGCTGATATTCAACATTTAGCTCGTGATTTCTTGGCAGATTATATCTTCTTGTCTGTTGGTAGAGTCGGTTCCACTTCTGAAAATATTACGCAAAGAGTTCTTTACGTTGAAAACCAAGATAAGAAGTCTGCCTTATTAGATTTATTATCTGCTTCTAATGATGGTTTGACTTTGATCTTCGTGGAAACTAAGAGAATGGCCGACCAATTGACTGATTTCTTAATCATGCAAGATTTTAGAGCTACCGCCATTCATGGTGATCGTACCCAACAAGAACGTGAACGTGCCTTGGCTGCTTTCAGATCTGGTAGAGCTAACTTATTAGTTGCTACTGCCGTCGCTGCTAGAGGTTTGGATATTCCAAATGTGACCCACGTTATCAATTACGATTTACCAggtgatattgatgattatgTTCATAGAATCGGTAGAACTGGTCGTGCTGGTAACACTGGTGTGGCTACCGCATTCTTTAACAGAGATAACTCTAACATCGTTAAGGGGTTATACGAAATCTTATCAGAAGCTAACCAAGATGTTCCAGCTTTCCTAAATGATGCTATGAGAGACGCTTCTTCTGGTAGAGGTGGTAGCAGAGGTAGAGGTGGTAGAGGAAACAGCACAAGAGATTACCGTAAGCAAGGTGGTGGCAACGGTTCTTGGGGTAGCAGAAACACCTCTAACAGATCTTCATCCGGTGGTTGGGGTAGTAAgccatcttcatcttctggTGGATGGGGTAGTAACAGCGGTTCGAGCGCTGGTGGATGGGGTGAAAGCAGTAACAGTGGTAACAGTGGTTGGTGGTAG
- the HIS3 gene encoding imidazoleglycerol-phosphate dehydratase HIS3 (ancestral locus Anc_8.612) has protein sequence MAQEQEQEQRALINRITNETKIQIAISLKGGPLTLQSSIFPTKESSNVATQATSSQVIDIHTGVGFLDHMIHALAKHAGWSLIVECIGDLHIDDHHTTEDCGIALGEAFKEAMGVVRGVKRFGTGFAPLDEALSRAVVDLSNRPYAFIELGLKREKIGDLSCEMIPHFLESFAEAARITIHVDCLRGKNDHHRSESAFKALAVAIREATSPNGTNDVPSTKGVLM, from the coding sequence ATGGcacaagaacaagaacaagaacaaagaGCATTAATCAATCGTATAACAAACGAAACCAAGATTCAAATCGCTATATCTTTAAAGGGTGGTCCACTAACTCTACAAAGCAGTATCTTTCCCACCAAAGAATCTTCCAACGTGGCCACACAAGCTACATCATCACAAGTGATAGATATCCATACCGGTGTGGGATTCCTCGATCATATGATCCACGCCCTGGCCAAACATGCCGGTTGGTCCTTGATTGTGGAATGTATTGGTGACTTACATATCGACGACCACCATACCACTGAGGATTGTGGTATTGCTCTAGGTGAGGCATTCAAGGAGGCCATGGGGGTGGTCCGTGGTGTCAAGAGGTTTGGAACTGGGTTTGCACCATTGGATGAAGCTCTATCTCGTGCAGTAGTGGATTTGTCCAATAGACCATATGCCTTTATCGAATTGGGGTTGAAGAGAGAAAAGATAGGCGATTTATCCTGTGAAATGATCCCACATTTCCTTGAAAGTTTCGCTGAAGCTGCAAGAATAACCATCCATGTCGATTGTCTAAGAGGGAAGAATGACCATCACAGAAGCGAAAGTGCATTCAAAGCACTTGCAGTGGCCATCAGAGAGGCCACCTCCCCCAACGGTACGAATGATGTACCCTCCACCAAGGGTGTGTTAATGTAA
- the GEP3 gene encoding Gep3p (ancestral locus Anc_8.616), translated as MLKFRVGTCHRTLRCFSLYSPSWINCNSCGIELQNKNPNKVGFYLEPKAAVMNKAASIEDIKYLLFSQHIQKFKETDDAILKEEDKIAITQPLTCKRCNDAIHQNIYDNEEFKRISFFDLVENVPRESNVMHCIPFPEFPFHLEKRVLSNKHYNTSLLLTKSDQVMKHKSTLTKELPAFLKDFMKFHIGIQSNKTIAVSALKGWNLDTLYAFLKGKTYLLGNTNVGKSTLINALLKKYLGVKLYLDKKGKIIPKDVLAEQSMNTKAFLKNQSAGVSYIPNMTRNIQPYQIGEKLLFDLPGYTSNMKEVYLEKIIKKDWLEQIRKTELYSDRFVKKQSYTTLKGTENGACYSIGGIFFLVPPDGTINQIVKYIPGKESSYRNIDKALKIFQAIHHQKDGEKHPWDQYCGIHTEICDKENYVRHVIPPFQGSIEIVLKNIGYILVRTTGKYEFKGLHEIWVPRGIDVCIREPLELLVKRGYESFLNSKKMIPVCPKDRDIVSFTYPMSHTEVDVLAKMEEMYTQRTKKHTKESARELLSTVHDDRMNLFWHYQW; from the coding sequence ATGCTAAAATTTCGAGTTGGTACGTGCCACAGAACTCTCAGATGCTTTTCCCTGTATTCACCCTCATGGATCAACTGTAATTCATGCGGTATTGAATTGCAAAATAAGAACCCTAATAAGGTTGGTTTCTACCTAGAACCAAAAGCAGCGGTTATGAACAAAGCAGCATCAATAGAAGACAtcaaatatcttttatttAGCCAGCACATTcagaaatttaaagaaaccGATGATGCGATACTGAAGGAGGAGGATAAGATAGCAATAACTCAACCGTTGACTTGTAAGAGATGCAATGATGCcattcatcaaaatatctACGATAACGAAGAGTTTAAGAGAATTTCCTTTTTCGATTTGGTTGAAAATGTTCCTCGAGAAAGTAATGTGATGCATTGTATACCATTTCCTGAGTTCCCATTCCATTTAGAAAAAAGagttctttcaaataaacaCTATAATACATCATTACTTCTAACAAAAAGTGACCAAGTGATGAAACATAAATCAACCCTCACCAAAGAACTGCCTGCATTTTTAAAAGATTTTATGAAATTCCATATAGGAATACAATCTAATAAGACTATTGCTGTATCTGCATTAAAGGGCTGGAACCTTGACACGTTGTACGCATTCTTAAAGGGGAAAACATATCTTCTGGGGAATACAAATGTAGGAAAATCAACTTTAATAAATGCATTGCTTAAGAAGTATCTTGGAGTTAAGTTGTATCTGGATAAGAAGGGAAAAATCATACCGAAAGATGTATTAGCAGAACAATCTATGAATACAAAGGCGTTCCTAAAAAATCAATCGGCAGGGGTATCATATATCCCAAACATGACAAGAAATATTCAACCATATCAAATTGGAGAGAAACTGTTATTTGATCTTCCTGGGTATACATCGAACATGAAGGAAGTATATCtggaaaaaattatcaaaaaagATTGGCTTGAACAAATCAGAAAGACAGAATTATATTCAGATCGCTTTGTGAAGAAGCAGTCTTACACTACTTTGAAGGGAACTGAAAACGGGGCATGTTATTCAATCGGAggtatattttttttggttcCACCAGATGGAACTATAAACCAAATTGTCAAATATATTCCTGGGAAGGAATCGTCCTATAGAAACATAGATAAGGCgttaaaaatatttcaagcTATTCACCACCAGAAAGATGGCGAAAAACATCCCTGGGACCAATATTGTGGTATCCATACTGAAATCTGCGATAAGGAAAATTATGTTAGGCATGTTATTCCACCATTTCAAGGCAGTATTGAAATTGTCTTAAAGAACATAGGTTACATTCTAGTGAGGACCACAGGTAAATATGAGTTTAAAGGACTTCATGAGATATGGGTTCCACGAGGCATTGATGTATGCATCAGAGAACCACTAGAGTTACTAGTCAAGAGAGGATACGAATcttttttaaattcaaaaaagatGATTCCCGTTTGCCCAAAGGACAGGGATATAGTCAGTTTTACATATCCCATGAGCCACACTGAGGTGGATGTTCTTGCAAAGATGGAGGAGATGTATACCCAGCGCACGAAGAAACATACGAAGGAGAGTGCTAGAGAGTTATTAAGCACTGTTCACGATGATCGTATGAACCTCTTTTGGCACTATCAATGGTGA